The DNA segment CTAAAACACGATTCCACTCTCTCTGATAAATAGCCTTAATTTCCTCCGTTAGAAATTTTGTAGGTCCGTTTTTCATTAAATGTTCTAGTGGGTGAGAGTGAAAATCTAAAAAAGCTTGCTCTTCATTTGGAAAAATATTAATATCTCCTGGAATTTGGACTTTAACTACGTGCGCTGGTATTTTATTAAAATTCAATTGTTCATAATAAGATAGGTTTTCTGCTTCAATCACTACAATTTGATACTTTTCTTTGTTTAAGTTCCGCATCAGATTAAGAGCCGAAGACGTGATTCCATTATTTTTAAAACCTCCACAGTACATCACAATTATTTTCTTTGATTTTTTTGTTACAGGTTTTTTCTTGCATTCAAAAAAGCTATAATTGTCTACTGGCAAAATTTGTCCTGCTATCAATTTTTTAAAATTTTCAGTTAATATTTCAAGATTATTCTGTTCAATAATATAATCTGCATGGAGCAATAAACGTTTGAAATTAGCATTATAATTTTCTGTATGAAGGATTTGAATGTAGATTTGTCCTGCCTTTTTAGCAAAAAAAGTGGGCAGTTCTATATCAGAAATTACATACTCCGCTTTTCCCAACCACTCGATGTTCTCCGCAGAATCAAAAGAGTCAATTAAGTATTGTTTCATTCTCTTTAACGATGGGTTGACACTTAAAAATTTTTCAAAAAAAGCAACTTCTTTTACTATAAGTACAATTGTATCCTTCACTATCTCTTCTTCCAACCAACTTTTTAAATAGGACTGCTTTAAATTCATCACACTTCCCCCCTAAATTTCATATGATTAATTATTTATTCAATCCATAAAAAGAGATGAACAAGAAGTATCTATCTATTCCCTTCTTTCAACATTTAAATCTCTAACAACGCTATAAAAAGTGATTCTAGTGCCGGAAAATGTTAACTAGGAGTATTTTATTAATACTAAAATCAGTTTCACAATAGATAAGAAAAATCAGGCTACTCGCTTCTTGAAATTGCTAAGAAACGAGTAGCCTAATCAAAAGTATTTTTCATGTGATAATGTATCTTTTATTTCATTTTAAAAATGATGGAAACTCTCAACTGGCATTACAAACACTGTAGCGCCGCCAACTTGTACTTCGATTGGGTACGGCACATACGTATCTACAGTTACTCCAAGGGATGCGGATGGTGTCATCATTTGTTCGCGTGCTTTGCAGTTTTCTTTAATTATCGCAAGTGCATCTTCCACACGCTCGTCTTCCGTTCCGATAATAAATGTTGTGTTTCCTGCTTTTAAAAATCCACCCGTTGTAGCTAACTTGGTCGCACCGAAATTGCCTTTAGTTAGTGCGTCAGACAAACGGTTGCTATCTTGATCTTGAACTATCGCAAATATGAGTTTCAAAGAAATCAACCCTTCCTAAAAATCTATCTTTTTTTCATTATAGCAAACAAAACCTTTTTTAAAGAGCAATATGCACTTTTGGCTTGGTACTTAAGTCACATGAAATGTTAGGACAATTGTTGTAAAATATCTGCTAAAATGACTTCCGTGATTTCTTCCGGTTGCATAGTTGCGTCGACTCGCATAAAGCGATCTGGGAACATCTTGATGATTTTTTCATAACCGGCTTGGACTTTCTCATGGTAAGAGATATCTTCTTTATCTAAACGATTAACTTCACGACCTTTATTAGCGGCGATCCTAGCTAAACCAACTTCGGCTGGCACATCGAGATAATAGGTCCGGTCTGGAATTGTATCTTCAATCGCATACAAATTCACTTGTAAAACTTGTTCCATATCCATGTCACGTCCGGCGCCTTGGTAAGCAAGTGAGCTATCCATAAAACGGTCACAAAGAACAGTTTTCCCTGCCGCTAAAGCTGGACGAATCGTTTCAACCACATGCTGACGGCGAGCTCCAGCAATAAGTAATACTTCTGTTTTTGGATCCATTTCTTCATTTCCAATTCCAAGGACGATGTTTCTTACTTTTTCTGAAATCGGGCTGCCACCTGGTTCACGGGTTTTAATAAAATCTATGCCCGCTTCTTCCATTTTCTGATTTAAAAGTGTTCCAACAGTCGTTTTTCCAGAACCATCTGGGCCTTCGAGTGTAATAAAAATTGCTTTCATTTTCGTAATTTCCTTTCTATTTCGCGTCGCTTTCTGTTTGATTATAGCATATATCAACGAAACACACGGATGTAATTGTTTGCTAGTTTTTCGCCACCCTGATAGTGACGAGTACTAATGCTTTTTAGTTCACGGATATGGTTTTCCGTAATATTTTCTCCGCGAATAATAGCTGGTATTCCCGGCGGATAAAGTGAAATTGTTTCAGCAGACACACGAGCAACCGCTTCCTCTAATAAAATAAATTCAGTGTTCCGCGTATACATTTCTTCATACGTTAGTGCAAGACCTGTTGCACAAGGCGTTGACATTTCGTGCGGTTTTTTTGCCGTTTCTTTTTTTACGGGTGAATGAATCCGACTGATTGGCGTGAAATCAATCCCTTTTTTAATTAACGGTAAAATGAGTAACACTTGTGATTCATCGGCAAGTTCGGGAAAATAAGAGCTTTCTTCAAAAATAGTTTGCAGTTCATAGCCTGTATAACCCGTTTTGCGAACGATTATTTTAAGTGGATCATCTGGCAAAATCACATCAAACTTATTTTTTGTCAGCCACTTAATCCACCTAGCACGCATTTTCCAAAAAGCTTCAACATCTGCCGCTGTGTAAGTTGCCGCATATTTCCGCGCCGCATCCAGTGACGCCATGATTAAATAAGATGGACTACTCGTTTGAAAAACTTGCAAGTAATAAGCTAGTTTATCAAAAATCGGCAAATCGTTCACTACATGTAAATAGGACCCCATCGTTAGCGCCGGCAACGTCTTATGAGCTGATTGAACGACTACATCTGCCCCAAGCTCCACCGCACTTTTAGGAAATTCTGAACTTGTTAAAAAATGTGCTCCGTGCGCCTCATCCACAAATACTACCGTGCCAAAATCATGGGCAATTTGAATACATTTTTGAATATTGAAAGTCGTTCCATAATAGCTCGGATAAGTAAAAATACATAGTTTTATCTCTGAATGATTATGTAATGTTTCTTCGAGAAGCGCAGGCGTAACACCACTCGCAACACCAACTTCTTTATTAATTGCTGACGTTAAAAAAATCGGTTCTGCACCTGCTAATTCTATCCCATGTAAAATAGATTTATGTGCATCTCTAGGCACCAAAACTTTATCCCCGCGTTTTAAAATCGTCATAATAACCGCCAAGCTTCCACCACTTGTACCATTGACAAGAAAATAGCTTTTTTTACTTCCATAACATTCAGAAAGTAATTCCTCTGCTTCTAAAATCACATCTTCCGGGTGGTGTAAATCATCCATTCCTGTAATTTCTGTTACGTCCCATTTCAAAAATTTTTGCCATGCATCTGGATAAATGGCTCCGCTTTTGTGTCCGGGAACATGGAGTGATATTGGGCAGGATTTAGCATGAGCATCTAGCCGTTCCACTAAAGGCATTTTAGATTGATCTCGCATAACAATTCCCCTTTTCAAATTCTCTCTTTCATTGTACCATTTTGCTGGATTTATGACACATTCTTGCAGTTTTAAAGCGTTTTCATTTTATAAGTTGTATAATAAAATAAGCAACCACGTTTTGACTTTCTAGTAAAGGGAAATTGAGATAAGAGGACTATTTTGAAGGAGGTTTTTTGTCAGATGAAGAAGATTCTTAACGGTACAGATCAAGTAGTAGAACAAATGGTGGAAGGTTTAGTTAAATCGCATGCAGATATTGTTCACCGTGTGGAAGGAACTCGCGTCATTGCAAGAAATGATAAACGCCCAAAAAAAGTCGGACTTGTTAGTGGCGGAGGTTCTGGTCACGAGCCTGCCCATGCTGGTTATGTAGGTCGTGGAATGTTATCTGCGGCAGTGTGCGGCGATGTTTTCACTTCTCCAACTCCAGACCAAATTTATGAAGGTATTAAAGCCGCTGACCAAGGTGCCGGTGTGCTTTTAATCGTAAAAAACTATACCGGTGATGTGATGAACTTTGAGATGGCAGCAGATTTAGCAGATGCCGAGGATATTAAAGTAGAACAAATCGTAGTAGATGATGATATTGCTGTTGAAGATAGTACTTTTACAACTGGGCGTCGCGGTGTTGCTGGAACGGTTCTAGTGCATAAAATAATCGGTGCAGCTGCAGAGGCTGGTGCATCGCTTGAAGAACTGAAAGCACTTGGTGAAAAAGTAATTGCCTCTGTTAAAACGCTAGGTGTAGCACTTTCTCCTTGTACAGTTCCTGAGGTTGGACATCCTGGATTTGAGCTCGCTGATGACGAAATTGAGCTTGGTATCGGTATCCACGGTGAACCTGGATTTACAAAAGAAAAAATCATGCCATCCGCAAGTCTTGCTAAACAACTTTTTGACCGCATTAGTAAAGAAAGTAAACTCCTACCTGGAGATAAAGTAGTTGTCCTAGTAAATGGCATGGGGGCAACACCACTAATGGAACAATATGTTTTTGCAAATGATGTCCATGAACTTCTAAAAAATGCTGGAATAAGCGTAGAAAAAACACTTGTTGGAGATTATATGACTTCCCTAGAAATGGCCGGATTGTCACTCACCATTTTGAAATTAGAAGATGAGAAATGGGTCGATATGTTGAAACTCCCAGTGGACACAATTGCTTGGTAACAAAAATTTGGAGGAATGAAAAATGACTTATAATAAAGATTGGGCGTTACGTTGGTTAAATGATTTCGGCGAACGCGTACAAGAAAACAAACAATTATTAAGTGATCTCGATCAAGCGATTGGTGACGGAGACCACGGTATTAATATGGCTCGCGGTCTTAGCGAACTAAAAAAAGCTTTCACAGAAAAAGAACCCGCAGATTTAAAAGATGTTTTTAAAACAGCTGGAATGACAATGGTTAGCAAAGTTGGCGGCGCATCTGGCCCACTTTACGGAACAGCTTTTCTAAATATGAGTAAGGCAGTTGATTCGGATACAATCGATGCAATCGGTCTGACAAAAGTAATTGAAGCTGGCCTTGAAGGAATTGAAAAACGCGGTAAATCTCATGCAGGTGAAAAAACAATGATTGATGTTTGGGAACCAGTTGTTCATGCGCTCCATCAAGAAGATTTAACAGATGATGTAGTTGACGCGGCCTTACAAAAAACAAAAGATTTAAAGGCAACTAAAGGGCGTGCAAGTTATCTTGGTGAACGCTCCATTGGTCACCTTGATCCAGGCGCATACTCTTCCGCCCTGCTCTTCCATGCTATGCTTCAAACGGAGGTGAGCTAACTTATGGCTAAACCTTATGGTGTTGTCATTATTTCTCACTCCAAAGATGTTGCCAAAGGGGTTCATGATATTATCAAAGAAATTGCTCCAGATGTTTCTATCACACATGCAGGCGGAACAGAAGATGGCCGAATTGGCACAAGTTTCGATGCAGTGAACGAAGCAATTGAAAGTAACGAAGCTGATAAAGTCTACACTTTCTATGATTTAGGAAGCGCCAAAATGAACATTGAAACCGTAGAAGAAATCAGCGAAAAAGAAATTATCCTCTTCAACGCACCAATTTTAGAAGGTGCTTATGCTACTGCTGCTCAAGTTCAAATGGATGAAAAACCAGAAGTCATCGCAGCAAATCTTCAAACAATTGAAATTAAATAAATTCGTAAACCCTTGAACTTTCACAGTTTGAGGGTTTATTAATTATTTCAATTGAAAGAATTAACTAAAAACTCTTTATTTTTCTTAATATTTAGTATAAACTAAATTATGTACCAAAAAATAGGGAGGTTTACTATGGTTAAGAAAAATATTGTAATTGCGTTTTTTATTTTGACGTTAGGGCTCGTTCTTGCAGCATGTGGCGGCAATGATAGTTCTAAAGATAAAGCAACAACTTCTACAGGGGATAAAGGGGATAAAAAAGTTGTTAATTTAATGGAATCCGCTGAAATCCCATCCATGGATTCTGTTAAAGGAACCGATGGCGTTAGCTTTACAGCACAAAATCAAGTTTTTGAAGGTCTTTACTACTTAGATAAGGATGATCAAACGCAACCAGGTGTCGCAGCAAGTGACCCAGAAATTTCTGATGACCAAAAAGTATACACGATCAAACTACGAGACGATGCAAAATGGTCTAATGGTACAAAAGTAACTGCTCATGATTTCGTTTACGCATGGCAAAAAATTGTTAATCCCGCAACCGCAGCAGAATACGCAGTCCTTTTTGATGGGCTGATTGCGAATGCGACAGATATTATTAATGGTAAAAAGAAACCCGAAGAACTTGGTGTCAAAGCACTTGATGATACTACACTCGAAATCACACTCGAAAATCCAACACCATACTTTCATTCTCTTTTAACTTTCCCAACATTCTACCCACAAAATGAAAAATATTCAGAATCACAAGGCGATGATTATGCCAAAGATAGCGATCATATGATTTATAATGGTCCATTTGTGATGAAAGATTGGAATAATACTAGCAAAGAATGGAAATACGAGAAAAACAAAGATTACTGGGACAAAGATACAGTAAAAGTAGACACAATTAATATGCAAGTTGTTAAAGAACCAGGAACTGCTGTTAATTTATATTCTACTGGCAAGTTAGACCGCGCAACACTTACAGGTGACTACGCAAAACAAAAACAAAACGATAGTGATTACACTACCGAAAAAGAAGCTTTTGTTTATTACTTAAAATTCAACCAAAAGCAAGCTGGAAAATCCACTCTTTTTGCGAATGAAAATGCACGTAAAGCATTCGCGCTGTCCGTGGATAAAGAATCCTTAGTAAAAACAGTCATGGGTAACGGCTCTACTGCAATGAATGGTTTTGTTCCTGCCGAATTTACTTTCAATCCCGAAACAAAAGAAGATTTCCGGAAAGAAAATGGTGACTTATTAACAACCGACAAAGCAGCAGCCAAAGAATACTGGAAAAAAGCGAAAGAAGAGCTAGGAATCGATACACTCACTGTAGAACTGCTTGGCGATGATCAAGACTTCAACAAAAAATCTACAGAGTTCTTACAAAGTGCACTTGAATCAAACTTAGATGGACTAACAATTAAAATCAAAACCGTTCCTTACAAAGCTCGCCTAAAATTAGACGAGACAGAAGATTATACATTAGAACTAACTCGTTGGGGCCCGGACTACCAAGATCCTATCACATTCCTATCGACAACGATGACAGACAACAACTACAACCGCTCTAACTACTCTAATAAAGAATATGATAAACTGCTAACCGATGCTTCTACCACTTATGCAACACAACCAGAAAAACGCTGGCAAGCAATGCTTGATGCAGAGAAAATACTAATGGATGATGTTGGTATTGCACCACTTTATCAAGCAGGTACAGCAGCTCTCCAAAGCCCTAAAGTAACCGGCATTTCTCATCACTTATTCGGCGCTCCATTCAGTTACCACTGGATAGAGAAAAAATAAAATTAAAAAGACGAGCAGTGTGAATTCCCCCCTGAAAAGTTAGACCTAAAAATCTAACTTTTCGGGGGTTTTTTAATGCGAAAATGCTGTACTTAATTTAATATGTTATAATCAAAACAACAAGAGAAAATTAACCATACGTTTGATAAAGGGAGGCATAAATATGTCGTGGATAGCACCTTACATACCAATTGTATTGCAAGCTCTGTTAGTTATTGGTATCTTTTTTATAGGATTTAAGCTCTATAAAAAATTTCAGTTATCAAAAAAATAATACGAATTACAACCACCCCCAGGAGTTAGACCTAAAAATCTAACTTTCGGGGGTTTTTTAATGCGAAAACCCACTCTATAAAAGGCTAAATTTCCATCGGGACGCCAACCTTTTTTAACGTAAATTTTCCGTGGTATAATTACTTATGATCCATTTGCCATTCTAAAAAGTTAGGATTTGAAACGATGAATATATTAATTAAAATAAGAGAATTAGCCAATTTAACGAATAGCGAAAAAGAACTTGCCAACTACATTTTGGCAAATCCGAAAAAAACACTTCAATTCAAGCCTAAAGAACTAGCCACATCTGCATTCGTTTCCACCGCAACCATCTATCGCTTAATCAACAAGTTAGGACTAAACGGTATTGGTGAACTAAAAATCGAAATCGCTTCAAGTCTTCGTGAAACAACCACAGAAAAAGAAATAAATTACGATTATCCTATTTTAGAATCAGATACACCTTACCAGATTATGACCAACCTACAGCAAATATACAAAGGAACCATTGATGAAACGTTAAATAACGCTGATCCAGAAGAACTCGTAAGGATTGGTGAAAAATTGGTCAATGCGAAAATCATTGATGTATACGCAGCTTCTGCTAACTTATTCTTTGCTCAAAATTTTAAATTTCAAATGCAGGAAATTGGTGTTCTAGTCAACGTTCCTGAGGAAGATTACATCCAAAGCTTGTCTGCAGCAAATAGCGATAAAAACCATATTGCCATTGTGGTTTCTTACGGCGGACGAAGCCGGACACTTCAAAGAGTCGTCCATATTCTGTCTGAAAACAATGTCGACATTATCTTAATTACTTCCATGCAACAAAATTCCTTAGCCAAATTTGCTACACACAAAATTTATATGGCATCCGCTGAGAATCATTACAACAAAGTCTCCTCGTTCTCAACTAGGCAGTCATTACTAAGCATTTTCGACACGCTTTATTCGGTTTATTTTAATCACGATTACGAAAAAAATATCCAGTATAAAACAACTAATTATCAAAAAATGAACGCCGAATTGGAATGATTTTTCAAAAAGACTGCTATTTTCCTTTCGAACTGAAAAAAAGCTCTCAATATTTATCACTTCTAACTTTTCCTTATTTTCTAATGATACAATGAAGAAAAAAGGAGCTAAACTCACATGACAACACAAGCGATTATTTTAGATATTGATGGCACTTTATTAAATGACGACAAAAAAATCTCACCCGAAACTAAAAAAGCACTCATCACCGCGCAACAAAATGGCGTTAAACTCATCCTCGCATCTGGCAGACCAACAACCGGAATGCACCTGTACGCCGAGCAATTAGAAATGGAAACATATCACGGCTTACTCGTTTCTTACAACGGTGCCAAAGTTGTTGATTGCCAAACAAAAGAAGAATTATTTAATCAGACGCTCACTATTGCAGAAGGAAAAGCTGTACTTGAACATATGAAGCAATTTGAAGTAAAAGTCATGATTGATAAAGACGACTATATGTATGTGAACAATGTATACGACTGTTATATCCCTTACAAAGGCGAAGAAATTAACATCATTCAATATGAATCTCGCGGTGGCAACTTCAAGCTATGTGAAAAAGAAGATTTAGCAGCATTTTTAGATTATCGTATCAATAAAATACTAACTGCCGGCGACCCAGACTATATGCAAAAAAATTACCAAGCCATGATGGCTCCTTTTAAAAATACTCTTAACTGCGTCTTTACAGCAGATTTCTACTTTGAGTTTACAGCAAAAAATATCGACAAAGCCAAAGCTCTCGACACTGTTTTAACACCAATGGGCATTCACGCTGAAAACATTATCGCTTTTGGAGATGGACATAACGATATCACTATGGTCAAATATGCTGGAACAGGTATCGCCATGGACAACGCCGTTCCTGAATTAAAAGCAGTAGCCAACTCCATTACTTTATCCAACAATAAAGACGGAATTGCGCACGTACTAAATAATTTCATTAAGAGTTAAAAAAGGCTGAAAATCAGCCTTTTTCTATTACATTCATATCATGGTTTTTTAATCGTTCATTCAGCTCATAAAGCGCCGTCTTATTACTGTCCCACGCCAATAACTTAAACGCCTCTTCATACGAAACCCATTTGAACTCCTTATGTTCCAAAGATAATTTTACATCAGATAAGCAAACAGATAAATCTATAGCAAAAGAGTACTCTGGAATCACATAAGGCCTTTTAAATGAAAAATGATAACCCGGAATATGAGCGAGAGAGTCTAGCTGGTAAATTTGAAAACGTTTATCCAAATTCAACTCTTCGGCACTTTCTCTTCTCGCAGTTGCCACAATTGTTTCATCCTCTTCTCCACCACCAGCTACAAATTGCCAAACTTCTTCCTCTTTCCTAAGCAAAACGCCAAACCGATATTTATCTTTATTTTTTATAAACGGTATCACTAAAATTTGAAAAGGTTGTCTCACTTTCTCACGCCTTTCTTAATATATAAAAAATTTTCTACAAATTCGCCCCTTCTTTCTACAGAAATGATCCATTTTCTGGTATGCTTAAATTAATAAACTAAAGTAGGAGGCTATTTAAATGACACTTTCTTTCTCGGATACATACAAATTGAACAATGGAATTGAAATGCCTAGACATGGTTTTGGAGTCTACAAGCTCACTGACGAAAAGCGTATGCGTACAGCTTTGGAAACTGCTGTAGACGTTGGATATCGCTTGTTTGATACGGCTTCATTTTACCATAATGAAAAAGAACTCGGAGACTTTTTTGCATCAAGTGGCTTAAAACGTGACGAGTTTTTTGTAACGACAAAAATGTGGAATACGGAGCAAGGCTACGACGAGACGCTTCGTGCTTTTGAAAAATCTCAGAAGAAACTACAACTAGATCAAATTGATTTATATTTAGTTCATTGGCCTAAACAAGATACATTTTTTGAAACATGGCGAGCTGTGGAAAAACTATATGATGAAGGGCTTGTTCGCGCTATCGGAGTAAGTAATTTTGAAGCGCATCACTTGGATCGTCTTCGCACAAGCGCAAATGTTCTTCCAGTGGTTGATCAACTTGAAACGCATCCGCACTTTCCAAACCGTTTATTGCATCGTTACTTAGAAGAGTTACATATTGTTCACCAAGCGTGGAGCCCACTCGGTCGCGGCGGAGTACTAGAAGAGCAAATTCTTATTGACTTAGCAAAAAAACACGGAAAATCGCCTGCACAAATTGTTCTTCGTTGGCATTTGCAAAACAATATCTCGATTATTCCAAAATCTGAAACACCTTCCAGAATCAAAGAAAATGCAGCAATTTATGATTTTGAATTAACAGAAGCGGATATGCATCAAGTTGACCGCTTAAATAATGGCGAACGCGTTAGCCACGCCCCAGACGTAATGTACGTCCGCTCTGAAATTTAAAATAAAAAATCTACTATTCCGAAATGGTTTAGTAGATTTTTTATTTATTTCTTTAATTGTCTTGTTCTAGCTTCTTTAAAAAGATAAAAATAGCGCGCTTCGGCCTTTTTCTCTTCATATTCTAAATTAGGGTCATACTCAAAACTTTTTCGCAACAAAACTTTCTGCTTATGCCAATTTTCTTGCGTGACGTCAATTAACTCCATCAAATAAGCATCATAGGATTTGTGCAATTTACCAATTTTTTTATTCTTTTTCCGACCAAACTTATTACTTCTGGACTCCATTTTATCACCTCGGTTTAGACTTCTCTTCGCCCTTCCATAGCTTTAGACAGCGTGACTTCATCTGCGTATTCAAGATCTCCGCCCACTGGAAGACCGTGCGCAATTCGAGTTACTTTGATCCCTGAAGGTCTTAAGAGTCTTGAAATATACATCGCTGTGGCTTCACCTTCAACATTAGGATTCGTTGCTAAAATAACTTCTTCAATCGTGTCATCTTGCAAACGTTTAAGCAAATCCGGTATATTAATATCTTCAGGTCCAATCCCATCCATTGGTGAAATCGTTCCATGAAGAACATGATATAAGCCATGAAAATCACGCATTTTTTCCATTGCAATAACATCTTTAGATTCTTGCACCACACAAATAACACTTCGATCACGAGAAGTATCTGAACAAATATAACATGGGTCCTTATCTGTAATGTGTCCACAAACGGAACAAAAGCTTAGATTTCTTTTTGCATCTACAAGCGCTTTAGCAAAGTCTAAAACATCATCTTCTTTCATATCTAACACATAAAAAGCCAACCTTGCTGCGGATTTAGGTCCAATTCCAGGTAATTTCATAAAACTATCCATTAATTTCGTTATCGGCTCAGGATAATGCATATCTCGTCTTCCTCTCACCTTCAAATTACATAATGTTTCACGTGAAACATTCTATTTAAAAACAGTTGAGACTCTTGTATATAATCCAAGAGTCTCAAACTAAACAATATTACATTCCGGGAAGATTTAATCCTTGTGTAAATTTGCCCATTGTTTGTGAAGTAGTATCTTCAATTTGTTTTAATACATCATTTGTTGCTGCAAGGACTAAATCTTGTAGCATTTCGATATCTTCTGGATCAACAACTTCTTCATTTATAACAACATCTGTAATGACACGTTTACCAGTAGCTTTTACGGTAACCATTCCGCCACCAGCTGTTCCAGTAAATTCTTGAACTTCTAAATCAGCTTGAGCTTTCGCCATTTCCTTTTGCATTTTTTGCATTTGTTTCATCATACCTTGCATATTTCCCATTCCACGCATGAATAATCTCCTCTTTCTTCTATTGTT comes from the Listeria welshimeri serovar 6b str. SLCC5334 genome and includes:
- a CDS encoding cyclic-di-AMP receptor is translated as MKLIFAIVQDQDSNRLSDALTKGNFGATKLATTGGFLKAGNTTFIIGTEDERVEDALAIIKENCKAREQMMTPSASLGVTVDTYVPYPIEVQVGGATVFVMPVESFHHF
- the tmk gene encoding dTMP kinase, with the protein product MKAIFITLEGPDGSGKTTVGTLLNQKMEEAGIDFIKTREPGGSPISEKVRNIVLGIGNEEMDPKTEVLLIAGARRQHVVETIRPALAAGKTVLCDRFMDSSLAYQGAGRDMDMEQVLQVNLYAIEDTIPDRTYYLDVPAEVGLARIAANKGREVNRLDKEDISYHEKVQAGYEKIIKMFPDRFMRVDATMQPEEITEVILADILQQLS
- a CDS encoding aminotransferase class I/II-fold pyridoxal phosphate-dependent enzyme, whose translation is MRDQSKMPLVERLDAHAKSCPISLHVPGHKSGAIYPDAWQKFLKWDVTEITGMDDLHHPEDVILEAEELLSECYGSKKSYFLVNGTSGGSLAVIMTILKRGDKVLVPRDAHKSILHGIELAGAEPIFLTSAINKEVGVASGVTPALLEETLHNHSEIKLCIFTYPSYYGTTFNIQKCIQIAHDFGTVVFVDEAHGAHFLTSSEFPKSAVELGADVVVQSAHKTLPALTMGSYLHVVNDLPIFDKLAYYLQVFQTSSPSYLIMASLDAARKYAATYTAADVEAFWKMRARWIKWLTKNKFDVILPDDPLKIIVRKTGYTGYELQTIFEESSYFPELADESQVLLILPLIKKGIDFTPISRIHSPVKKETAKKPHEMSTPCATGLALTYEEMYTRNTEFILLEEAVARVSAETISLYPPGIPAIIRGENITENHIRELKSISTRHYQGGEKLANNYIRVFR
- the dhaK1 gene encoding dihydroxyacetone kinase subunit DhaK1, yielding MKKILNGTDQVVEQMVEGLVKSHADIVHRVEGTRVIARNDKRPKKVGLVSGGGSGHEPAHAGYVGRGMLSAAVCGDVFTSPTPDQIYEGIKAADQGAGVLLIVKNYTGDVMNFEMAADLADAEDIKVEQIVVDDDIAVEDSTFTTGRRGVAGTVLVHKIIGAAAEAGASLEELKALGEKVIASVKTLGVALSPCTVPEVGHPGFELADDEIELGIGIHGEPGFTKEKIMPSASLAKQLFDRISKESKLLPGDKVVVLVNGMGATPLMEQYVFANDVHELLKNAGISVEKTLVGDYMTSLEMAGLSLTILKLEDEKWVDMLKLPVDTIAW
- the dhaL1 gene encoding dihydroxyacetone kinase ADP-binding subunit DhaL1, whose translation is MTYNKDWALRWLNDFGERVQENKQLLSDLDQAIGDGDHGINMARGLSELKKAFTEKEPADLKDVFKTAGMTMVSKVGGASGPLYGTAFLNMSKAVDSDTIDAIGLTKVIEAGLEGIEKRGKSHAGEKTMIDVWEPVVHALHQEDLTDDVVDAALQKTKDLKATKGRASYLGERSIGHLDPGAYSSALLFHAMLQTEVS
- the dhaM1 gene encoding dihydroxyacetone kinase phosphoryl donor subunit DhaM1; the encoded protein is MAKPYGVVIISHSKDVAKGVHDIIKEIAPDVSITHAGGTEDGRIGTSFDAVNEAIESNEADKVYTFYDLGSAKMNIETVEEISEKEIILFNAPILEGAYATAAQVQMDEKPEVIAANLQTIEIK
- a CDS encoding peptide ABC transporter substrate-binding protein, with product MVKKNIVIAFFILTLGLVLAACGGNDSSKDKATTSTGDKGDKKVVNLMESAEIPSMDSVKGTDGVSFTAQNQVFEGLYYLDKDDQTQPGVAASDPEISDDQKVYTIKLRDDAKWSNGTKVTAHDFVYAWQKIVNPATAAEYAVLFDGLIANATDIINGKKKPEELGVKALDDTTLEITLENPTPYFHSLLTFPTFYPQNEKYSESQGDDYAKDSDHMIYNGPFVMKDWNNTSKEWKYEKNKDYWDKDTVKVDTINMQVVKEPGTAVNLYSTGKLDRATLTGDYAKQKQNDSDYTTEKEAFVYYLKFNQKQAGKSTLFANENARKAFALSVDKESLVKTVMGNGSTAMNGFVPAEFTFNPETKEDFRKENGDLLTTDKAAAKEYWKKAKEELGIDTLTVELLGDDQDFNKKSTEFLQSALESNLDGLTIKIKTVPYKARLKLDETEDYTLELTRWGPDYQDPITFLSTTMTDNNYNRSNYSNKEYDKLLTDASTTYATQPEKRWQAMLDAEKILMDDVGIAPLYQAGTAALQSPKVTGISHHLFGAPFSYHWIEKK
- a CDS encoding MurR/RpiR family transcriptional regulator, translated to MNILIKIRELANLTNSEKELANYILANPKKTLQFKPKELATSAFVSTATIYRLINKLGLNGIGELKIEIASSLRETTTEKEINYDYPILESDTPYQIMTNLQQIYKGTIDETLNNADPEELVRIGEKLVNAKIIDVYAASANLFFAQNFKFQMQEIGVLVNVPEEDYIQSLSAANSDKNHIAIVVSYGGRSRTLQRVVHILSENNVDIILITSMQQNSLAKFATHKIYMASAENHYNKVSSFSTRQSLLSIFDTLYSVYFNHDYEKNIQYKTTNYQKMNAELE
- a CDS encoding Cof-type HAD-IIB family hydrolase; translated protein: MTTQAIILDIDGTLLNDDKKISPETKKALITAQQNGVKLILASGRPTTGMHLYAEQLEMETYHGLLVSYNGAKVVDCQTKEELFNQTLTIAEGKAVLEHMKQFEVKVMIDKDDYMYVNNVYDCYIPYKGEEINIIQYESRGGNFKLCEKEDLAAFLDYRINKILTAGDPDYMQKNYQAMMAPFKNTLNCVFTADFYFEFTAKNIDKAKALDTVLTPMGIHAENIIAFGDGHNDITMVKYAGTGIAMDNAVPELKAVANSITLSNNKDGIAHVLNNFIKS
- a CDS encoding NUDIX hydrolase, with product MRQPFQILVIPFIKNKDKYRFGVLLRKEEEVWQFVAGGGEEDETIVATARRESAEELNLDKRFQIYQLDSLAHIPGYHFSFKRPYVIPEYSFAIDLSVCLSDVKLSLEHKEFKWVSYEEAFKLLAWDSNKTALYELNERLKNHDMNVIEKG